A part of Candidatus Hydrogenedentota bacterium genomic DNA contains:
- a CDS encoding response regulator, whose protein sequence is METKLSFSTSEVATYCHVTPDTIRKWAESGRIRVFKTPGGHRRIRREDLIRFLKENEIPLHEDLKDSGVKILIVDDEKAVLSVIRRFLEMSKASFEIEIAMDGYDAGHQVASFRPDVVFLDLRLPGVDGFEVCRRIKNDPQHAGTRIVAMTGYYEGEQMDRIVEMGAIMCLQKPFTPDDLRKALAKAGIEVG, encoded by the coding sequence ATGGAAACCAAACTTTCGTTCAGTACCTCTGAAGTGGCCACCTATTGCCACGTCACCCCCGACACCATTCGCAAATGGGCCGAATCCGGCCGGATTCGCGTGTTCAAGACGCCCGGCGGCCACCGCCGGATACGCCGCGAGGATCTGATTCGCTTCCTCAAGGAAAACGAAATCCCGCTTCACGAGGATCTGAAGGATTCGGGCGTCAAAATTCTTATCGTGGACGATGAAAAGGCGGTGTTGTCCGTTATTCGCCGATTTTTGGAGATGTCGAAAGCCTCGTTCGAGATTGAGATTGCCATGGATGGCTACGATGCGGGCCACCAGGTCGCCTCGTTCCGTCCGGATGTCGTGTTTCTGGATCTGCGCCTGCCCGGCGTGGACGGATTCGAGGTCTGCCGCCGCATCAAGAACGATCCGCAGCATGCCGGCACGCGCATCGTCGCAATGACGGGCTACTACGAGGGAGAGCAGATGGATCGCATCGTCGAGATGGGCGCGATCATGTGCCTTCAGAAGCCCTTTACCCCCGACGATCTGCGCAAGGCGCTCGCAAAGGCCGGCATCGAAGTCGGGTAG
- a CDS encoding GNAT family N-acetyltransferase, with protein sequence MRIVPLRADQCREAGEMLARAFADDPLTNYTIPDPFRRQRVLAWAHARWMAYLQPIGALFTTENLEGIAGWFPPDFNHNLGLWTLIRAGFITAPLRFGLRNLGRVLRTNADVQRHYRNEVAGPHWILDVLGVDPKHQGRGVASALIEHTLAQADRDRLPAYVITHNLKNIAFYERFGFRLLDSTPLAENVFTSSLLRPAR encoded by the coding sequence GTGCGCATAGTCCCATTGCGCGCTGATCAATGCCGCGAAGCCGGCGAAATGCTGGCGCGGGCCTTTGCCGACGATCCCCTGACCAACTACACGATTCCCGATCCGTTTCGTCGGCAACGCGTGCTGGCGTGGGCCCATGCGCGGTGGATGGCGTATCTGCAACCAATCGGCGCGCTGTTCACCACCGAAAATCTGGAAGGAATAGCGGGCTGGTTTCCGCCCGATTTCAACCACAACCTAGGGCTCTGGACGCTGATCCGGGCGGGATTCATCACGGCGCCGCTCCGGTTCGGCCTGCGCAACCTGGGGCGTGTCTTGCGCACCAACGCCGACGTGCAGCGCCATTACCGCAACGAGGTTGCCGGCCCCCACTGGATCCTCGACGTGCTCGGCGTCGATCCGAAACACCAAGGCCGGGGCGTTGCGTCCGCCCTGATCGAACACACGCTCGCCCAAGCCGACCGGGATCGGCTCCCGGCCTACGTCATCACGCACAATCTAAAAAATATCGCCTTCTACGAACGTTTCGGATTCCGTCTGCTTGACAGCACGCCGCTGGCCGAAAACGTGTTCACCAGTTCGCTCTTGCGCCCCGCGCGCTGA